The following nucleotide sequence is from Arvicola amphibius chromosome 1, mArvAmp1.2, whole genome shotgun sequence.
GGTGGTATCACCCACAGATTCCACGGCTGCCGAAGCTGATGCAGAATTCTTTGAGCACAGAGGTTTGAGGCTAGTCTAGGCAATTCAGTTTTGAgactctcaaaaccaaaaaaaagtgggggctgaggatgtaactcagctcagttagtagagtacTAGCCTACCATTCTCGAAGCCCTTTGTTCAATCCCTGAAACCACATGAAGCAAATgtgctgtgatcccagcatttgggcagCAAAGGCGGAGCCGGAGCCCACAGTCATCCTTGGGTGTGTAGTAAGTCTGAGGctagctagcctgagctacataaaacctagtttcaaaaaataaaaatcagccaagcccagtggcacacacctttagtcccaggaagccagtctagtctacatagtaagaccttgtctcagcaaCAAAggcaaggtggtgcacacctttaacccagcatttggggggcagaggcgggtagcaagttccaggacagccagagctacacaatagagagaccctgtcacacaaagaaaagaaaagaaaagaaaagaaaagaaaagaaaagaaaagaaaagggctgGCAGAACTGAGCAAGATAGATCCAGCCCTGGAGAGGTAGAGGACAAGAAGATCGCCCTGGTCCCTggcaccacaaaaacaaaacctgggaCATTAAAGAATGAGGTTCCCCTCCTGTCCCGGTGCCTTGGGCATGTGAATAGGCCCCTCTGAGTGGCTGTGTGTGACCGTGGGCAGTAAGCACTGGCTCACAGGTGCTATGGCCTGGCCATTGTCCTCAGGCTCCTGGCTTTCTGGTTCCCAGGGGCAAGATGAAGAGGATTGCCTTTCAGTTCACGCCCTACAGCTGGGTACGCTTTGAGTGGAAGCCCGCCTCCAGCCTGCACCGCTGGCTGGCCGTGTGTGGCATCATCTTGGTGGTAAGTCCCAGCAGCCTGGTGACTGTGTAGCCACACACCACCAATGGTTAGTTCTCAAACTGACGAACTGACCTTCTCCCATCCCCTAGTTCCTGCTGGCAGAACTGAACACATTCTACTTGAAGTTTGTGCTATGGATGCCCCCTGAACACTACTTGGTCCTCCTGCGGCTGGTCTTCTTCGTGAACGTGGGTGGTGTGGCCATGCGTGAGATCTATGACTTCATGGATGAACTGTGAGGGCCGTCCATAAGGCCTAGGGGGTGGGAGGCCGGAGCCTGGGAGCCCCAAGGGCATTTGGGGTTCTGAGCAAGCAAGGCAGCTGCTGCCTCTCTGCAGGAAGCCCCACAGGAAGCTGGGCCAGCAGGCCTGGCTGGTGGCAGCCATCACAGTCACAGAGCTGCTCATCGTGGTGAAGTACGACCCGCACACACTCACCCTGTCACTGCCCTTCTACATCTCCCAGTGCTGGACTCTTGGCTCCATCCTGGTGCTTACGTGGACTGTCTGGCGCTTCTTCCTGCGGTGAGTGGGGAAGGGACCCTAAGCCATCAGGTTTTACTGTGAGTGATGTCCCCCTTTGGTTGAATCCAGACGGGGCTCCATCCATTCCCCACCCTTGTCTTGTgtctctacctgcctttgcccctGTCCTGTCTCTGAGTCTCCGTGACTCTGCCTGTAGCTAGCACTCCAGCTTACCCTCTACCCAGCCATTCCTACAACTGTAGCACATGGAGCCTCTTGCAGAGCAAAGGTGTCCAGGTGTCTATGGGTATGTGCTGGGGGCTGCTGCATGGGTAGGTGGTGAGGTGGCTCTGCTGCCCCACAGGGACATCACCATGAGGTACAAGGAGACCCGGCGACAGAAGCAGCAGAGTCACCAGGGCAGAGCCGTCAACAATGGGGATGGGCACCCAGGGCCAGATGATGACCTGCTAGGGACTGGGACTGCAGAGGAAGAGGGGACCACCACTGACAGTGTACCTGCTGAGGGGGGGGCCTCAGCCGCCTCATGATCCTCTCCGTCTTCACTGGCCTTGTGCCATAGGCTGTTCCATTTCTCCCATCCTTATGCTCCCTGCTTCAGAGGAGGGGGGCCCATCCCCGCTCCACCGGGGCACCTgagtgtacatgtttgtgtgcaggtAGGTGTGTGCACATATTGGCTCCTGACACTTGTCCAGGGCTGTGAGCTGACCAGTGAGCCTGGAGCATGCTCTAGAGCAAGGGTCCTGCCCTGTTCTTCTACCTGGTCAGCGAAGGCCCTGACCCATGGTCTCCCTCGTGCTCAGTCTCACCACAGACCAGAAGAGGCATCTTGTACTCTTTCTCTACCCTCTGTGGGGTAGGCAGAAGCCCCGTGAGACCCTGTGGCCCCACCCAACTTGAAGCAGCAGAAGTGAAGGCTGTCACAACACTAAGATGGCTGCAAAGTGGTAGATCTGGAGTCAGTACTGAGACATTTTCTTTGGAGCCTTCATTTAAGCAGGACTCTAAGATGAATGGTATTCCATGGGGGGAGGTCATCAGATTGGCCCCTTGAGGGGTATCAAGTCAGAGAATCCAATTTGTAGACCTGTACCCCAGGTGCTAGGGTTGTGTTGTCACCATGGCTCCCTGAGTCTAGCCGCACTCGTgagcaaacagaacaaataaagcgATGGCGAAGGTGCAGAGCCTCCGGCTGCCTTCTCTGCCCGGTGATCCCAGGGCCTTGCAGAGGAAGGGACTGCTacatccatttggagttgagtgtGTGTGCAGAACGTAGTTCTCACAGGGCTTCAAGGGCTGTGGGATACAACTCTCCAAGGACAGGCATAGCTGCTCACAGGACACATGTCCTGGGCAGCTACCCCTGACTCCCACATTGTctcactgggggtggggcagtgagGATCATGGGAGATGACTATAAACCTAGCTTTACAGCTACAGCCATCAGAAATGCAAAGACAAACCACCTGTCTTCTGACAAGTCCAGTTGTCCCACACATGCAGATGTGCAAGTCTTGTCTCAATCTTCTCAGGCAGCATGTTTCTTGGATTTTTGAGACCGGATTTTGCTGCACAGTTTAGAGTGGCACAGAACTCCATATacatcccaggctagcctcaaattcttgccagtcctgcctcagactcccagaattaaaggtttgtgccactatgcctgactaaaaattcttttaaaaatattattcatatttttaattatgtttatgggTAATTAtacaggaggccagaagagggcatccccgggaactggagttagaggtggctgTTAGTTCCCCTCCCTCAAGCCCCACGTTCTTACTGCTATGAGCACTGCTAGAGTGACCAAGGCAGTGCAGGCACCTCTGACAAACTGActagtttgtttgtgtgtatctgaTAGAACAGTTGTTGAGTCATCCCATAGctccatctgtttttttttaagatttatttattaagcatacagtGTACTGCtagcaaggaaggcaccaggtctcattacagatggttgtgagccaccatgtggttgctgggatttgaactcgggacctctggaagagcagccagtgctcttaccctctgagccatctctccacacacacacaccccataactCTgtctttaacttttttgttttgtctttttgaggcaaggtttctctgtgtagccccgactatcctgaaacttactctgtagaccaggctggcctcaaattcagagatctttctgcctctgcctcccaagtgttgggattaaaggtgtgcaccactactgctcaGCAAAATTTTTTAGAGATTTACTTTATAAGTATGAGGAGcggtttgtctgcatgtatgtgtgcatcacAGAAGTGcctgaggccagaagacggcattgggtcccctggaagtgTAGTTAAGAAACTGCGGAGGGCCAGCATAGGAGTGTGGGAACTGACCCTGTGTCCTCTGAAGAGCAACAGTGCACTTAATCTCAGAGCCGTCGCTCCAGCGCCATGCACTTGTCTCTCATTGCCATAGCAGCTGCTTTCAACAAGGTAAGGTGACATCTTACtggttggttgtgtgtgtgtttgctttttggtttggttgagacagggtttctctgtagccctggctgtcttggaactcactctgtagatcaggctgacctggaactcgagagatcccacctgcctctgcctcccaagtgttggaattaaaggaatgtgtcaccactgccaggcatcttactggttttgatttgcatttcccagatgaCCAATTATAACAGACAAAAATTTTTCCTTCCTGGCTTTTTTAAAGCTATGTCTGCTTAGATGTCCTGCTCATTTTTAATCAGGTTATTTATAAATTCTGATTAAAATGGCAAAAATTAGTggacatggtggttcatgcctatgATCCTAGGCAATTTAGGCAGAACTGCTATAactccagggccagcctgggttacagtgggagaccctgcttcTTAATTGATATTCTTGATGTTAATTTAACCCTTAGGTTGCAGTTGGCACACATTTGCCAATGgtatacacatacaagtaaatataattttagctGGGCATGGCAACACATTCAGAATGCAGAAGGGGGTCGATCTCTTCAAAGACCAACCAGGGAAAACATAgaacctatctttttttttttttttttttttaaaaaaaaagtaatttgggggctggagaaatgagtgAACAGTTACGAGCATttactctcacagaggacccaggtctagtcccagcacccacgtggttaGAACTCAGTTCCAGAGTACCACTCTCTTCTAGCTTCTGtaggcatgcacatgtgcagacagacatacgtactggcaaaacatccatacacataaaataaaaataagtgccAGGTggagacacacacttttaatccctgcacttgggaggcaaaagcacaCAGAtctccaaattcaaggccagcctgttctatttagcaagtttgaagtcagctaaTACGTAGTgagaacctttaaaaaaaaaaataaagtaaaaataattttttaagtaatttatttgtattttatgtacattggtgttttgcttgcatgtatgtctgtataacgGTGTTGGATCCCCCTAGAACAGAagttacagctgtgagctgccatatggatgctgaaaattgaacccagattgtctggaagaacagccagtgctcttaaccacggagctatctctccagccccaataaaagtaaattttagtggggttgtggtgcacacatttaatctcagtactcacaAAGCACAGGCAGGacgatctctgtaagtttaagaccagcttggtcttTGGTCTCACtttgtgaattccagggcagccagggctacacagagaaaccctgtctagagaaaagaaacaaacaaaaaatttaaaagtgtaatttaaaaaataagtcaggAAGCTAGGTATGctaatgcacacttttaatcccagtattgggaaggcagaggcaagcaaatatccgggagtgcgaggccagcctggtatatataaCAAGTTCAGGTAAGCCCAAGCTacagtatgagaccctgtctcggtcCTTCAGAGGTGactcggtggctaagagcactagctgctcctgCACAAGACCTGGGTTTGGGGCTCAGCGTCCACTGGCGGTTCACCACTGTCACTAATGCTACATAGAATAAAAATCTTAAAGATAGCTGATGCTGGtgatgctcaggaggcagaggcaggcagagctcgagttctgggacacagagaaacccggtctcaaaacaccaaaataagcAAGTCCCTAGCTTTTATATTTGCACATCACATAGCCAGTCTCTTCTCTAGAATTTGACCAGCCACCCTTTTCTCATTAAGCACGTTTAGTCATGAAAATTATTTTGGCGATTTCACTTTGAAGATTGACCTTTTCTAATTTGGAGATTTTAGATTTTCAGACATTTTGATCTCTTGGGATTCGTTTGCAACCCTTTTTGTACTAGGAAGAGCTCCACCACTGAGTTTTACCCAGTCTCTGGGATTTCAGGTATGGGAAATGAATCTTCCTAAGTCATGCTTGACCATTGCAAGCAGAGATCATCCTCACTCGTACTACTCACTGTAGGCAAGGAGAAGATGCAGCTTTGAAAGTCCTTTAAGACCTGCCTTGGAACAAAGTGTAATGGCGTGCATCTGGAATCCCTTCTAcaatgcctgtagtcccagcatggAGACAGTAGAGTATgcccaaggttttttttttaagaaaggccATATTGGAGATTAAGGGCCCACTGCTGGGGTGAGCATAGGAAGCAGTCATAACATCATGGGTCCCATAGCATAGCACAGCTACACTGGCTCACAAAGAATGATGAGGACCTTCCTTGCCAACAAAGTTTTAATAGTTATAACGTGTCTAAAGTTTTCTGCTAAAATAAGATTACAATGCTAGAACACCCAGAGCCAGAGTTCCTGCTGGCTGGCCCTGGGGCTGGATTGATGTCATGTGTCCAGAGACACGCACATCTCAGGAGATGATCCTCAAGGATGGCCGTTCCTCCTCCAGGGCCCGCAGCTGGTCTTCTACCTCCTCCGTCCAGTAAATGTCATACAGGCTGTGCAGAGGCAAGGCAGGAGTGAGTTGGAATGAATCCCCTGAGCCCAGGCAGCCTGTCCCACCACCTTCACCAAGAACATCCACTTACACTAGCTGCTGAAGGGTACAGCTGGGCTGTTTGAGGCTTTCCATCAGTTGCAGGACACCCAAGTCCCCCATGCAGTTGTTACTGAGGTCCAGCTCCTGCAGGCTGCGGTTAGCCAGCAGAACTGCAGCAAGGCTGCTGCAGGCATTGTCTGTCACATCACAGTCCCCCAGCCTGGGTGGAGAGGGCAGAGTTGTTCTCCATTGCTGGGCTTTGGCAGGAAGGTAGCCCCTTGGTGCCTCAGCTGCAGCTATGCTTCAACTCAGCTGGACACAACAGTGAGAACCCTAGCTTCCCCCTGGCAGGGGCAGTGTGCACAGCTGCAGAGCACCAAGAGCCTGGCTAGATCAGAACCCTGCACATCAGGTGCCTCTAGAAAGTGACAGGGCAGATAGGTTCCAGATGGGGGAAGATTGGGGTATAAGCCAAAGGAAGAACAAGTGAGCAGGGCCATTACTCATGCCCATCAGATGGGATCTGGGGAAGTCAGAGCTACTGGGGAGTTTGAGGTACAAGTAGGGCAAGGGACATTAAGAAGCTGCTATGGCTTGCCTCCCCAAGGTAGGCCTGAAATCTACAGGACCCATCTGTAAGTGACTGTAGCAGGCCCCACGTCTCCTGACCTCCTTGCCCTTAGACTACAGAGTGTCCCACAACTGTGGCACACATATAGTGTCCTGGTCCATCCTTCAAAATGACCAGCAGAGGGCAAGTCTGAGATAAATGGTAAATGAGGCTCTGAACTGGCCAGACAATGGGAAATGTCTAGAAATGAGAACAAAAACTTAGGAAGAAAACGAGGACAGGAACTGAATTGCCCTTAAAACTCAAGCACTGATTCCTGGGCactgcagagaaaggaaaaggagaaagatgaagaaagcaCACAACTTCTCGGGACCAAGACCCACATAAAGGCAAATCAGTAGCCCAGAGCACAATGGGTAGAAAATTTTAGAGGCTGCCAAAGAGGGCTGGGCCTACTTGCTACTAAGtttaacaacctgagttccataCTTGGAACCCCATGGTATTAGAACCAGCTCCTGCAttatcttctgatctccacatgcacacatggcatATGGGTttgggcgcgcgcgcgcgcacacacacacacacacacacacagagaaatgtaaaataacaaaaacctgcCAAAGAGAACAAGCAGACATATAGGAGATTTGGGGTAGCAGAGACCTCCCCGGAACCAGAGACGGGAAAGAAATGAGTGGCTCAGATTCCACATGTAGCTCAATGACCAGGATACACAAGGTTCTGTAGAAGATGAGTTTCTAGTACTCTTGAAAGCTGCTAGAATGTGACTAAGGATCCAGGCTTGGTGCATGCCTTATCTACAACACtcaacaggcagatctctttgagtttgaggccagcctggtctacatagtaactGGGATACACAGACACTATCCAgaggggggtgggatgggggaggaagcCTTAGGACATCCCTAACTATGGTTCCTCACAGGAGGAAGGTAGCCAGACTTGGAACTGTCCTGACCTCCCAGCACATTCCCCGCACTCACCAAAGCACACGCAGCACAGTGTCTGGCTGGCCCAGGGCCTTGCAAAGCTCCAGGACTCCTGAGTCCCCCAGTGGGTTGCTGCTCATTTGCAGCTCCAGCAGAGAACGATTCTTGGTCAGCACGGAGCAGATATGGGAACAGCAGGCAGCAGTGAGGCTACAGGTCTTTATCCTGTAGGAACAGCAAGGCCGGAGCCAGTAGCTCCAACTAGCCCTTCCCTTGGAGGTCCGTAAGGAACCTGGGGGCTCACCCACTCCCTTTCCAATCCCTCAGCCAGCACTGGCCTCTTCCTGCCATCACTCCACCCTAGCTTTCTGCATTTCTGTCCAGGCCCGCTCACCACAGTGACTCCAGCTGACAGCCGGGCTCCAGCAGGCTCTCGCACAACAGCTGGGCACCTTCATCCCTCAGCTCATTGCCAGCGAGGCTGAGTTCCTTCAGGCTCTGCTTGGCCCTGAGGACACGGCACAGGTCCTTGCAGCCCTCTGCAGTGATGTCACACTCCCACAGCCTGTGGGACACAACATTCTTGAAGGATGTCCCTCACTCACCCCCATGTCCTCCATCCCCACGGAAAGAGGCTGGGAGCTGACTCACCACAGAGTCTTGAGCCTACAGCTGGGGAGCAGCAGTCCCGAGCACAGGGCTGCGATGCCTGCATTACCCAGCTTGTTGCTGCCCAGGTCCAGGTGCTGCAGCGAGGCTTTGGAGGCCAGGACATCACACAGATCCCTGCAGTTGGCTGATGTGATACCACAGTTCTCCAGCCTGGAGACA
It contains:
- the Ptdss2 gene encoding phosphatidylserine synthase 2 isoform X3, with product MDVTQACLRGIVASILVFLCFGVTQAKDGPFSRPHPAYWRFWLCVSVVYELFLIFILFQTVHDGRQFLKYVDPRLGVPLPERDYGGNCLIYDADNKTDPFHNIWDKLDGFVPAHFIGWYLKTLMIRDWWMCMIISVMFEFLEYSLEHQLPNFSECWWDHWIMDVLICNGLGIYCGMKTLEWLSLKTYKWQGLWNIPTYKGKMKRIAFQFTPYSWVRFEWKPASSLHRWLAVCGIILVFLLAELNTFYLKFVLWMPPEHYLVLLRLVFFVNVGGVAMREIYDFMDELKPHRKLGQQAWLVAAITVTELLIVVKYDPHTLTLSLPFYISQCWTLGSILVLTWTVWRFFLRDITMRYKETRRQKQQSHQGRAVNNGDGHPGPDDDLLGTGTAEEEGTTTDSVPAEGGASAAS
- the Rnh1 gene encoding ribonuclease inhibitor isoform X2 → MLRGARLALRVFLESPPGPLNTWQRVWTRRLHCAPTMSLDIQCEQLSDARWTEVLPLIQQYQVVRLDDCGVTEVRCKDISSAIQANPTLTELSLCTNELGDAGVHLVLQGLRNPTCKIQKLSLQNCSLTEAGCQALPDVLRSLPTLRELHLSDNPLGDAGLKLLCEGLLDPQCRLEKLQLEYCNLTATSCEPLASVLRAKSNFKELVLSNNDLHETGVQMLCQGLKDSTCQLESLKLENCGITSANCRDLCDVLASKASLQHLDLGSNKLGNAGIAALCSGLLLPSCRLKTLWLWECDITAEGCKDLCRVLRAKQSLKELSLAGNELRDEGAQLLCESLLEPGCQLESLWIKTCSLTAACCSHICSVLTKNRSLLELQMSSNPLGDSGVLELCKALGQPDTVLRVLWLGDCDVTDNACSSLAAVLLANRSLQELDLSNNCMGDLGVLQLMESLKQPSCTLQQLVLYDIYWTEEVEDQLRALEEERPSLRIIS
- the Rnh1 gene encoding ribonuclease inhibitor isoform X1; its protein translation is MLTRLVGPRPASPTPVRRPPSRCVLQAFVIARLHCAPTMSLDIQCEQLSDARWTEVLPLIQQYQVVRLDDCGVTEVRCKDISSAIQANPTLTELSLCTNELGDAGVHLVLQGLRNPTCKIQKLSLQNCSLTEAGCQALPDVLRSLPTLRELHLSDNPLGDAGLKLLCEGLLDPQCRLEKLQLEYCNLTATSCEPLASVLRAKSNFKELVLSNNDLHETGVQMLCQGLKDSTCQLESLKLENCGITSANCRDLCDVLASKASLQHLDLGSNKLGNAGIAALCSGLLLPSCRLKTLWLWECDITAEGCKDLCRVLRAKQSLKELSLAGNELRDEGAQLLCESLLEPGCQLESLWIKTCSLTAACCSHICSVLTKNRSLLELQMSSNPLGDSGVLELCKALGQPDTVLRVLWLGDCDVTDNACSSLAAVLLANRSLQELDLSNNCMGDLGVLQLMESLKQPSCTLQQLVLYDIYWTEEVEDQLRALEEERPSLRIIS
- the Rnh1 gene encoding ribonuclease inhibitor isoform X3, whose amino-acid sequence is MSLDIQCEQLSDARWTEVLPLIQQYQVVRLDDCGVTEVRCKDISSAIQANPTLTELSLCTNELGDAGVHLVLQGLRNPTCKIQKLSLQNCSLTEAGCQALPDVLRSLPTLRELHLSDNPLGDAGLKLLCEGLLDPQCRLEKLQLEYCNLTATSCEPLASVLRAKSNFKELVLSNNDLHETGVQMLCQGLKDSTCQLESLKLENCGITSANCRDLCDVLASKASLQHLDLGSNKLGNAGIAALCSGLLLPSCRLKTLWLWECDITAEGCKDLCRVLRAKQSLKELSLAGNELRDEGAQLLCESLLEPGCQLESLWIKTCSLTAACCSHICSVLTKNRSLLELQMSSNPLGDSGVLELCKALGQPDTVLRVLWLGDCDVTDNACSSLAAVLLANRSLQELDLSNNCMGDLGVLQLMESLKQPSCTLQQLVLYDIYWTEEVEDQLRALEEERPSLRIIS